Proteins from a single region of Amycolatopsis sp. CA-230715:
- a CDS encoding alpha-ketoacid dehydrogenase subunit beta has translation MTASVKSTVDAAKNDIQKLTIGKALNLGLRTAMEADDKVIVMGEDVGKLGGVFRITDGLQKDFGEQRVLDTPLAESGIIGTAVGLAVRGFRPVCEIQFEGFIFPGFDQIVSQVAKLHYRTQGKVKVPLVIRVPFGGGIGAVEHHSESPESLFAHVPGLKVVSCSNAVDAYWMIQQAIASDDPVLFFEPKRLYHSGALRAEVDPTATPGPLFASRVLRTGTTATVVAYGPSVKVALDAATAAEEDGHSLEVIDLRTLSPLDLGPVFDSVRRTGRLVALSEAPGESSLTSEIATRVQQECFYSLEAPVLRVTGFDTPYPPAKLEEHYLPDLDRVLDAVDRSLAW, from the coding sequence ATGACCGCATCCGTGAAATCCACTGTGGACGCCGCGAAGAACGACATCCAGAAGCTCACCATCGGCAAGGCGCTCAACCTCGGGCTCCGCACCGCGATGGAGGCCGACGACAAGGTCATCGTGATGGGCGAGGACGTCGGCAAGCTCGGCGGCGTCTTCCGCATCACCGACGGCCTGCAGAAGGACTTCGGCGAGCAGCGCGTGCTCGACACGCCGCTCGCGGAGTCCGGCATCATCGGCACCGCGGTCGGCCTCGCCGTGCGCGGGTTCCGCCCGGTGTGCGAGATCCAGTTCGAGGGCTTCATCTTCCCCGGGTTCGACCAGATCGTCAGCCAGGTCGCGAAGCTGCACTACCGCACCCAGGGCAAGGTGAAGGTGCCGCTGGTGATCCGCGTGCCGTTCGGCGGCGGCATCGGCGCCGTCGAACACCACTCCGAGTCGCCCGAATCGCTGTTCGCGCACGTGCCGGGGCTCAAGGTGGTCTCGTGCTCGAACGCGGTCGACGCGTACTGGATGATCCAGCAGGCGATCGCCTCGGATGACCCGGTGCTGTTCTTCGAGCCGAAGCGGCTCTACCACTCCGGCGCACTGCGCGCGGAGGTCGACCCGACGGCCACCCCCGGCCCGCTGTTCGCCTCCCGCGTGCTGCGCACCGGCACCACCGCGACCGTCGTCGCGTACGGGCCGTCGGTGAAGGTCGCGCTCGACGCGGCGACCGCCGCCGAAGAGGACGGCCACTCGCTGGAGGTCATCGACCTCCGCACGCTTTCCCCGCTCGACCTCGGCCCGGTCTTCGACTCGGTGCGCCGCACCGGACGGCTCGTCGCGCTCAGCGAAGCCCCCGGTGAGTCGTCGCTGACCTCGGAGATCGCGACCAGGGTGCAGCAGGAGTGCTTCTACTCGCTGGAAGCCCCCGTGCTGCGCGTGACCGGATTCGACACGCCGTACCCGCCGGCGAAGCTCGAGGAGCACTACCTCCCCGATCTCGACCGGGTGCTCGACGCCGTCGACCGTTCACTGGCCTGGTAA
- a CDS encoding alpha/beta fold hydrolase — protein MGEERASNVGPSGIEIAYERFGDPQAPPVLLIQGIAAQMIHWHEEFCAALAARGLQVIRFDNRDNGRSTHLTGVPVPDLPAVQAGDLSTVSYTLSDLAADTVGLLDALGIGSAHLVGLSLGGYIAQTVAIEHPARIRSLVPISSTTGDLSVGQPKPETLKALFGGPPAETRDEVIEQRVNAARVVGSPVFAFDEADVRARATRAYDRGHDPLGVARGAVASVASGDRTESLRSVDVPTLVIHGDADPMCDVSGGKAIAAAVPGAELMIVEGMGHGLPRELWPELIERISTFVRRVDG, from the coding sequence ATGGGCGAAGAAAGAGCGTCGAACGTCGGGCCGTCGGGTATCGAAATCGCCTACGAGCGCTTCGGTGACCCGCAGGCGCCGCCCGTGCTGCTGATCCAGGGCATCGCCGCGCAGATGATCCACTGGCACGAGGAGTTCTGCGCCGCGCTCGCCGCGCGTGGCCTGCAGGTGATCCGGTTCGACAACCGGGACAACGGCAGGTCCACCCACCTCACTGGCGTACCGGTGCCCGATCTGCCCGCGGTGCAGGCGGGCGATCTGTCCACTGTGTCCTACACGCTGTCCGATCTGGCGGCGGACACGGTCGGCCTGCTCGACGCGCTCGGCATCGGCAGCGCGCACCTCGTCGGCCTTTCCCTCGGCGGGTACATCGCGCAGACCGTCGCGATCGAACACCCGGCGCGGATCCGGTCACTGGTCCCGATCAGTTCCACCACCGGCGATCTTTCCGTGGGGCAGCCGAAACCGGAGACGCTGAAGGCCCTCTTCGGCGGGCCGCCCGCCGAGACCAGGGACGAGGTGATCGAGCAGCGCGTCAATGCCGCCAGGGTCGTCGGGTCTCCAGTTTTCGCGTTCGACGAAGCCGACGTGCGCGCACGGGCCACACGCGCTTACGACCGGGGCCACGACCCGCTCGGCGTCGCGCGCGGAGCCGTCGCGTCCGTCGCTTCGGGTGACCGCACGGAGTCGCTGCGGTCGGTCGACGTGCCGACGCTGGTGATCCACGGCGACGCCGACCCGATGTGCGATGTCAGCGGGGGCAAGGCCATCGCGGCGGCGGTCCCCGGCGCCGAGCTGATGATCGTCGAGGGCATGGGGCACGGATTGCCGCGCGAGCTGTGGCCGGAGCTGATCGAGCGGATCAGCACCTTCGTACGGCGGGTGGACGGCTGA
- a CDS encoding TetR/AcrR family transcriptional regulator: MSTEDRRRMIVTAVLPLVAEHGTAVTTSQIARAAGIGEGTIFRAFKDKEELIDECIAEALRSDSVLEVLADIPLDQPLDRKLVEAAGAMSAYLDRIGAVLGAVAAGGRLRRKPPEAPEGEQPQGDPRRESFVAMNEAVAELFDPERDRLRGSAEDLAAMFTALQFTRARGSGLSSVDTMVDLFLHGAVEAG, translated from the coding sequence ATGAGCACCGAAGACCGCAGGCGCATGATCGTGACGGCCGTGCTGCCGCTCGTCGCCGAACACGGCACCGCGGTCACCACCAGCCAGATCGCCCGCGCCGCGGGGATCGGCGAAGGCACGATCTTCCGCGCCTTCAAGGACAAGGAGGAACTGATCGACGAATGCATCGCCGAAGCGCTCCGCTCGGACAGCGTGCTCGAAGTGCTCGCGGACATCCCGCTCGACCAGCCGCTGGACCGCAAGCTCGTCGAAGCCGCGGGGGCGATGAGCGCCTACCTCGACCGCATCGGCGCGGTGCTGGGCGCGGTCGCCGCCGGTGGGCGGCTACGGCGCAAGCCACCCGAGGCGCCCGAGGGCGAGCAGCCGCAGGGCGATCCCCGGCGGGAGTCCTTCGTCGCGATGAACGAGGCGGTCGCGGAACTGTTCGACCCCGAGCGGGACCGCCTGCGCGGGTCCGCCGAAGACCTGGCCGCCATGTTCACCGCGCTCCAGTTCACCCGCGCGCGCGGCAGCGGACTGTCCAGTGTGGACACCATGGTCGACCTGTTCCTGCACGGCGCGGTCGAGGCGGGATGA
- a CDS encoding FecCD family ABC transporter permease, protein MVTIASPPGTGPDQGTSRRATRTASMAVLAGSLLALAAVVVLSIAIGSNRLSLGEVFHGLFAYGDGEHGYTDAVVRDDRLPRTLLGLLVGMALGLAGALMQAVTRNPVAEPGLLGINHGAAVMIVFAGALFDITAPTSIIWFAFAGALGGTALVYVVGGGRGTSSPIRLVLAGVALQAVFAGINQGMQVINTHNLDKMRAWLVGSLVNRDVGALSGLLPFFAAGVVLALVLGRALNAIALGEDTARGLGANPMLTRIGSMVAVGLLSAAATAACGPIAFVGLMVPHLVRLLVGHDERWVSALSMVLAPVLLLGCDVLGRWVGSPAEIQVGIVADVVGGLAFLFVVRRLKAVRR, encoded by the coding sequence ATGGTGACGATCGCCTCCCCGCCCGGCACGGGCCCTGACCAGGGCACATCCCGGCGCGCGACCCGAACCGCGAGCATGGCCGTGCTCGCCGGTTCCCTGCTCGCGCTCGCCGCCGTCGTGGTGCTGTCGATCGCGATCGGCTCGAACCGGCTCTCGCTCGGCGAAGTGTTCCACGGCCTGTTCGCCTACGGCGACGGCGAACACGGCTACACCGACGCCGTCGTCCGCGACGACCGGCTGCCGCGAACCCTGCTCGGCCTGCTCGTCGGCATGGCGCTCGGGCTGGCCGGTGCGCTCATGCAGGCGGTCACCCGCAACCCGGTCGCCGAACCGGGGCTGCTCGGCATCAACCACGGCGCCGCCGTGATGATCGTGTTCGCCGGCGCGCTGTTCGACATCACCGCGCCCACCTCGATCATCTGGTTCGCCTTCGCGGGCGCGCTCGGCGGCACCGCGCTGGTGTACGTGGTCGGCGGCGGACGCGGCACCTCCAGCCCGATCCGGCTGGTGCTCGCCGGGGTCGCGCTGCAGGCCGTGTTCGCGGGCATCAACCAGGGCATGCAGGTGATCAACACACACAACCTGGACAAGATGCGCGCCTGGCTGGTGGGTTCGCTGGTCAACCGGGACGTCGGCGCGCTCAGCGGGCTACTGCCGTTCTTCGCCGCGGGTGTCGTGCTCGCGCTGGTCCTCGGGCGCGCGCTCAACGCGATCGCGCTCGGTGAGGACACCGCGCGCGGGCTCGGTGCGAACCCGATGCTCACCAGGATCGGGAGCATGGTCGCGGTCGGCCTGCTCTCGGCGGCGGCGACCGCGGCGTGCGGGCCCATCGCGTTCGTCGGGCTGATGGTGCCGCACCTGGTCCGGTTGCTGGTCGGCCACGACGAACGGTGGGTTTCGGCGCTTTCCATGGTCCTCGCGCCGGTGCTGCTGCTCGGCTGCGACGTACTCGGCCGGTGGGTGGGCTCGCCGGCCGAAATCCAGGTCGGGATCGTCGCCGACGTGGTCGGCGGGCTCGCTTTCCTGTTCGTGGTGCGGAGGCTGAAGGCGGTGCGGCGATGA
- a CDS encoding M20/M25/M40 family metallo-hydrolase — translation MEQRTVRETVIRQWSDEVLPSLSGLVEIPALSQAFDSDWAQTGHLAAAVAHVRAWLVAREIPGATIDVVELDGRGPVLLLDVPATPGAEDKGTVLLYGHLDKQPPVGGWSEGLGPWTPVVKDGKLFGRGSADDGYAGYAATTALEAIREAGGAHARAVVLLETGEESGSPDLPAYLEHLSEKLGRVTFVVCLDSGGNDYERMWLTTSLRGMVQVHVTVRVLDSAQHSGLASGVVPSSFRVLRTLLDRLEDSETGEIKLAELNVEIPENRRSEAKATADSAPGAISNAFPTAGETRTVASEELELLLNNSWRPTLSVIGASGFPEPADAGNVLRDATTLALSFRLPPTADSATALAAVEKALTTDVPYSATVELAGVEHADGWNAPDTAPWLDGALGHVSEHVFGAPWRSVGLGGSIPFMGLLGEKYPEAQFLVTGALGPDSNAHVPDEWLNLAQAQRITEAVAHILDAHARS, via the coding sequence GTGGAGCAGCGAACCGTACGCGAAACCGTCATCCGGCAGTGGTCCGACGAGGTCCTGCCGAGCCTGTCCGGCCTGGTGGAGATCCCCGCCCTGTCGCAGGCCTTCGATTCCGACTGGGCACAGACCGGTCATCTCGCCGCCGCGGTGGCGCACGTCAGGGCGTGGCTGGTCGCGCGGGAGATCCCCGGCGCCACCATCGACGTCGTCGAACTGGACGGCCGCGGCCCCGTGCTGCTGCTGGACGTGCCCGCGACACCCGGCGCCGAGGACAAGGGCACCGTGCTCCTGTACGGCCACCTCGACAAGCAGCCCCCGGTCGGCGGCTGGTCCGAGGGCCTCGGACCGTGGACGCCCGTGGTGAAGGACGGCAAGCTCTTCGGCCGCGGCTCGGCCGACGACGGGTACGCCGGTTACGCCGCGACAACGGCGCTCGAAGCGATTCGCGAAGCCGGTGGCGCGCACGCCCGCGCGGTGGTGCTGCTGGAAACCGGTGAGGAGTCCGGCAGCCCCGATCTGCCCGCCTACCTCGAGCACCTCAGCGAGAAGCTCGGCCGCGTCACCTTCGTGGTGTGCCTCGACTCCGGCGGCAACGACTACGAGCGCATGTGGCTCACCACCAGCCTGCGCGGCATGGTGCAGGTGCACGTCACGGTCCGCGTGCTCGACTCGGCGCAGCATTCCGGGCTCGCCAGCGGCGTCGTGCCCAGCTCGTTCCGCGTGCTGCGCACGCTCCTGGATCGCTTGGAGGATTCGGAAACCGGGGAGATCAAGCTCGCCGAGCTGAACGTCGAAATCCCGGAAAACCGCCGTAGTGAAGCGAAAGCCACCGCGGACAGCGCCCCCGGCGCCATCTCGAACGCGTTCCCGACCGCGGGCGAAACCCGCACGGTCGCGAGCGAGGAACTGGAGCTGCTGCTCAACAACAGCTGGCGCCCGACGCTGTCGGTGATCGGCGCGTCCGGGTTCCCCGAGCCCGCCGACGCGGGCAACGTGCTGCGCGACGCGACCACCCTAGCCCTGAGCTTCCGGCTGCCGCCCACCGCGGACTCCGCGACCGCGCTCGCGGCCGTCGAAAAGGCGCTCACCACCGACGTCCCGTACTCGGCGACCGTGGAACTCGCCGGTGTCGAACACGCCGACGGCTGGAACGCGCCCGACACCGCGCCCTGGCTCGACGGCGCGCTCGGCCACGTGAGCGAGCACGTGTTCGGCGCGCCGTGGCGCAGCGTCGGCCTCGGCGGCTCGATCCCGTTCATGGGCTTGCTCGGCGAGAAGTACCCCGAGGCGCAGTTCCTGGTCACCGGCGCGCTCGGCCCCGACTCGAACGCGCACGTGCCGGACGAATGGCTCAACCTGGCGCAGGCGCAGCGGATCACCGAGGCTGTCGCGCACATCCTGGACGCGCACGCCAGGAGCTGA
- a CDS encoding ABC transporter substrate-binding protein, whose product MHPLDNRLSRRGFLTGLAAAGAAGTLAACGYQDDPSSAPSGATWTFTDDRGRALNGPRPARIVAEVAAAAALWDFGVRPIGIFGPSKMPDGKPDPQVGSVDLTAVTSLGNVFGEFNYDKFLSLKPDLLVSVIYQNNDLWYVPQQQADQIDKAAPSVGIRTEKVSTPDAIVKFEALAKQLGADLDAPAVKQAKADYEKIDAEFKKTAKETSKLKVLVVAAQQDALYVTNPPALSAAKYLQEQGVNLVVPEKTDSPGYFQQLSWENANHYPADVIMYDNRTGSLGPAELAKNPTWSQLPAVKAGKLLPYNSETPFSYQKFGALLQDVTNALKKFSA is encoded by the coding sequence ATGCACCCTCTCGACAACCGGCTCAGCAGGCGCGGGTTCCTCACCGGGCTCGCCGCCGCCGGGGCCGCCGGCACGCTCGCCGCCTGCGGCTACCAGGACGATCCCAGTTCGGCACCGTCCGGCGCCACCTGGACCTTCACCGACGACCGCGGGCGCGCGCTGAACGGCCCGCGGCCGGCCAGGATCGTCGCCGAGGTCGCCGCGGCCGCCGCGCTGTGGGACTTCGGCGTCCGGCCGATCGGCATCTTCGGCCCGTCGAAGATGCCCGACGGCAAACCGGACCCGCAGGTCGGCTCGGTGGATCTGACCGCGGTGACCTCGCTCGGCAATGTGTTCGGCGAGTTCAACTACGACAAGTTCCTCTCGCTCAAGCCGGACCTGCTGGTCAGCGTGATCTACCAGAACAACGACCTCTGGTACGTGCCGCAGCAGCAGGCGGACCAGATCGACAAGGCGGCGCCGAGCGTCGGCATCCGGACCGAGAAGGTGTCCACACCGGACGCGATCGTGAAGTTCGAGGCGCTCGCGAAGCAGCTCGGCGCGGACCTGGACGCACCGGCGGTCAAGCAGGCGAAGGCCGACTACGAGAAGATCGACGCCGAGTTCAAGAAGACCGCGAAGGAAACCTCGAAGCTCAAGGTGCTCGTGGTCGCCGCGCAGCAGGACGCGCTGTACGTCACGAACCCGCCCGCGCTGTCCGCCGCGAAGTATCTGCAGGAGCAGGGCGTCAACCTGGTGGTGCCGGAGAAGACCGACAGCCCCGGCTACTTCCAGCAGCTGAGCTGGGAGAACGCGAACCACTACCCGGCCGACGTGATCATGTACGACAACCGGACCGGATCGCTCGGACCGGCGGAGCTGGCGAAGAACCCCACGTGGTCGCAGCTGCCCGCGGTGAAGGCGGGCAAGCTGCTGCCCTACAACTCGGAAACCCCGTTCAGCTACCAGAAGTTCGGCGCGCTCCTTCAGGACGTGACGAACGCGCTGAAGAAGTTCTCGGCCTGA
- a CDS encoding dihydrolipoamide acetyltransferase family protein, producing the protein MPEYKQFPLSDTAEGLTEADILDWKVKPGDTVTVNQIVVEIETAKAAVELPIPWAGVITELLVEPGQTVEVGTPILTVDVDPGGAAATTAANGSAPAKSTVDEAPAEEEMKPLVGYGSKAVSAHRRARKGSTPAPAPAAAAAPVAQPARGGYVPLAKPPVRKLAKDLGVDLHALTGSADGGVITRDDVQRAATGSVSTVESAATGYDPATRERRVPIKGVRKATAAAMVQSAYTAPHVTEFLTIDVTPMMELRAKLKNSREFTGVKLTPLAFAAKAVCLAAKRTPDINAVWDEAAQEIVYKDYVHLGIAAATPRGLVVPKIRDADAMSLSDLASALGELTDTARQGKTTPADMLNGTFTISNVGVFGVDTGTPIINPGESAILAVGAIRDTPWVVDGEIAVRKVMQLSLSFDHRVIDGQQGSEFLADVGALLSDPAVAITY; encoded by the coding sequence ATGCCCGAGTACAAGCAATTTCCGCTGTCCGACACGGCGGAAGGCCTCACCGAGGCCGACATCCTCGACTGGAAGGTCAAGCCAGGCGACACGGTCACGGTCAACCAGATCGTGGTGGAGATCGAAACCGCGAAGGCCGCGGTGGAACTCCCCATCCCGTGGGCAGGCGTGATCACCGAGTTGCTCGTCGAGCCGGGGCAGACGGTGGAGGTCGGCACGCCGATCCTCACCGTCGACGTCGATCCCGGTGGCGCGGCCGCGACGACGGCCGCGAACGGTTCGGCACCCGCCAAGTCCACTGTGGACGAAGCGCCCGCAGAGGAAGAGATGAAGCCGCTCGTCGGCTACGGTTCCAAGGCGGTCTCGGCGCATCGGCGGGCCCGCAAGGGATCCACCCCGGCACCGGCTCCCGCCGCGGCAGCGGCACCGGTCGCGCAACCGGCACGCGGCGGGTACGTCCCGCTCGCGAAGCCGCCGGTCCGCAAGCTCGCCAAGGACCTCGGCGTCGACCTGCACGCGCTGACCGGCTCCGCCGACGGCGGTGTGATCACGCGTGACGACGTCCAGCGCGCCGCCACCGGCTCGGTGTCCACTGTGGAGAGTGCGGCGACCGGGTACGACCCGGCGACGCGGGAACGCCGGGTGCCGATCAAGGGTGTCCGCAAGGCGACCGCGGCGGCGATGGTGCAGAGCGCCTACACCGCTCCGCACGTCACCGAGTTCCTCACCATCGACGTGACGCCGATGATGGAACTGCGCGCGAAGCTGAAGAACAGCAGGGAGTTCACCGGGGTCAAGCTGACGCCGCTGGCCTTCGCCGCGAAAGCGGTCTGCCTCGCGGCCAAGCGCACGCCGGACATCAACGCGGTGTGGGACGAAGCGGCGCAGGAGATCGTCTACAAGGACTACGTGCACCTCGGGATCGCGGCGGCGACCCCGCGCGGGCTCGTGGTGCCGAAGATCAGGGACGCCGACGCGATGTCCCTTTCGGACCTGGCGTCGGCGCTCGGCGAGCTGACCGACACCGCGCGCCAGGGCAAGACCACCCCGGCGGACATGCTCAACGGCACGTTCACCATCTCCAACGTCGGAGTGTTCGGAGTGGACACCGGGACGCCGATCATCAACCCCGGCGAGTCGGCGATCCTCGCGGTCGGCGCGATCAGGGACACCCCGTGGGTCGTGGACGGTGAAATCGCGGTGCGCAAGGTCATGCAGCTTTCGCTGAGCTTCGACCACCGCGTGATCGACGGCCAGCAGGGCTCGGAGTTCCTCGCCGATGTCGGCGCGCTGCTGTCCGACCCGGCGGTGGCGATCACCTACTGA
- a CDS encoding ABC transporter ATP-binding protein, whose amino-acid sequence MLRFLFEGTTSVADSGLTGPIDIPDEKPVGAPKDLRSRWDRLRASATGTVRGLPRVAKLTWETSRPMTVVTVLVTIVAGLMPTVTAYAAKLLMDAVVAALQGRGGTAAIVWLATVQFGLFTATAATSALTNVCQQLMQEKMVLTIRHRVMAHASRMHLAFFEGSRSYDLVRQADQEAPTRPLGMMSSALGLVKTTITFASMIALLFSISPLLAVVALLAPIPAFVAESRYGARGFALTILGSPIRRRMEYLASLVTTDTYAKEIKLFGLGDHLVDRFRRLGKVYYERQRKLVGTRNAVGASWGLLTTFAGSAIALYISLEVVGGTLTLGDLALYTAAAAGVQSAVAGLFIGFTGMYENNLYLDTLYKFLGTEPDITAPPRPRPVPEQVRGRIEFDHVSFRYPGAAEPALDDVSFEIRPGETVAVVGRNGAGKSTLVKLLCRLYDPTAGTIRLDGVDIREFDPGELRARISAMFQDYVTYQATAAENIGLGDLARIEDRPRIEEAARRAGADERIDQLARGYDSPLGRWFDDGVSLSGGEWQKIALARAFMRDAPLLVLDEPTAALDAQAEHELFTRLHELSRGRTTLYISHRFSTVRQAGRILVLDNGKLAEFGTHGELMAVGGGYADLFTLQASAYLD is encoded by the coding sequence ATGCTGAGATTCCTGTTCGAGGGCACCACCTCGGTCGCCGACAGCGGGCTGACCGGGCCGATCGACATCCCGGACGAGAAACCCGTTGGCGCGCCGAAAGATCTGCGCTCCCGATGGGACAGGCTGCGCGCGTCGGCGACGGGCACGGTGCGCGGCCTGCCGCGCGTCGCGAAGCTCACCTGGGAGACCAGCCGCCCGATGACGGTCGTCACCGTGCTGGTCACGATCGTCGCCGGACTGATGCCGACCGTCACCGCGTACGCCGCGAAACTGCTGATGGACGCCGTGGTCGCGGCGTTGCAGGGCCGAGGCGGCACGGCGGCGATCGTCTGGCTCGCGACCGTCCAGTTCGGACTGTTCACGGCCACCGCGGCGACCAGCGCGCTGACGAACGTGTGCCAGCAGCTCATGCAGGAGAAGATGGTGCTGACCATCCGGCACCGCGTGATGGCGCACGCGAGCCGGATGCACCTGGCGTTCTTCGAGGGTTCGCGCTCGTACGACCTGGTGCGCCAGGCCGATCAAGAGGCGCCGACCAGGCCGCTCGGCATGATGAGCTCGGCGCTCGGCCTGGTGAAGACCACGATCACCTTCGCCAGCATGATCGCGCTGCTGTTCTCGATCAGCCCGCTGCTCGCCGTCGTCGCGCTGCTCGCGCCGATCCCCGCTTTCGTCGCCGAATCCCGTTATGGCGCAAGGGGATTCGCGCTGACGATACTCGGCTCGCCGATCCGGCGGCGGATGGAATACCTCGCTTCGCTCGTCACCACCGACACCTACGCCAAGGAGATCAAGCTGTTCGGGCTCGGCGACCACCTCGTCGACCGGTTCCGGCGGCTCGGAAAGGTCTACTACGAACGCCAGCGCAAACTCGTCGGCACGCGCAACGCGGTGGGCGCCTCGTGGGGTTTGCTGACCACGTTCGCCGGTTCGGCGATCGCGCTGTACATCTCGCTCGAAGTCGTCGGCGGTACGCTCACGCTGGGGGACCTGGCGCTGTACACGGCCGCGGCGGCGGGCGTGCAGTCCGCGGTGGCCGGGTTGTTCATCGGCTTCACCGGCATGTACGAGAACAACCTCTACCTCGACACGCTCTACAAGTTCCTCGGCACCGAACCGGACATCACCGCTCCACCGCGGCCGCGGCCCGTGCCGGAGCAGGTGCGCGGGCGCATCGAATTCGACCACGTGTCCTTCCGGTACCCCGGCGCCGCGGAACCGGCGCTGGACGACGTCAGCTTCGAGATCCGGCCGGGCGAAACGGTCGCCGTGGTCGGCCGCAACGGCGCCGGGAAATCGACACTCGTCAAGCTGCTGTGCCGGTTGTACGACCCGACCGCGGGCACGATCCGGCTCGACGGCGTCGACATCCGCGAATTCGACCCCGGCGAACTGCGCGCACGGATCAGCGCGATGTTCCAGGACTACGTGACCTACCAGGCCACGGCGGCGGAGAACATCGGGCTCGGCGACCTCGCCCGCATCGAAGACCGTCCTCGCATCGAAGAAGCGGCGCGCCGAGCCGGCGCCGACGAGCGGATCGACCAGCTCGCGCGCGGCTACGACAGCCCGCTCGGACGCTGGTTCGACGACGGCGTGAGCCTGTCCGGCGGCGAGTGGCAGAAGATCGCGCTGGCCAGGGCGTTCATGCGGGACGCCCCGCTGCTCGTGCTGGACGAGCCGACAGCCGCGCTCGACGCACAGGCGGAGCACGAACTGTTCACCCGGCTGCACGAACTCTCCCGCGGCCGGACCACGCTGTACATCTCGCACCGGTTTTCCACGGTCCGGCAAGCGGGGCGGATCCTGGTGCTGGACAACGGAAAGCTCGCCGAGTTCGGCACGCACGGCGAACTGATGGCCGTCGGCGGCGGCTACGCCGACCTGTTCACCCTGCAGGCGTCGGCCTACCTGGACTGA
- the pdhA gene encoding pyruvate dehydrogenase (acetyl-transferring) E1 component subunit alpha, with protein sequence MPSPEQWTHPEPGAGPAAEAAQPTPEQVIAGLRATNEGGPELTQLLTPEGERLSSSVFDRYVADIDSEALRGLYRDMVLVRRADRESNAMQRQGQLGIWVPLLGQEAAQIGSGRALKSGDMAFPSYREHGVAYTRGVDFKELIGIFRCTDHSGWDFKKHGFHPYTIVIGNQVLNATGYAMGQKFEGKVGDDDGEATIVYFGDGATSQGDVHEGFVWAAVYDAPVVFFCQNNQWAISEPTERQSRLPLYQRARGYGFPGIRVDGNDVLACLAVSRWALEECRHGNGPVLIEAFTYRMDAHTTTDDPTRYRLSDELEEWKLKDPIERVRAYLARGGGADQAFFDQVQADADAFAAELREYVFSMADPPPSRIFDNVYADPSPVLDAQREEFLSYLDGFATAGEH encoded by the coding sequence ATGCCGTCCCCCGAGCAGTGGACGCACCCCGAACCTGGCGCCGGACCTGCCGCCGAAGCGGCACAACCCACCCCGGAACAGGTGATCGCGGGCTTGCGAGCAACGAACGAAGGCGGCCCTGAGCTCACTCAGCTGCTGACCCCCGAAGGCGAGCGGCTCTCGTCATCGGTTTTCGACCGGTACGTCGCCGACATCGACTCCGAGGCGCTCCGCGGGCTCTACCGCGACATGGTGCTGGTGCGCCGCGCGGACCGCGAGTCCAACGCGATGCAGCGCCAAGGCCAGCTCGGCATCTGGGTGCCGCTGCTGGGCCAGGAGGCCGCGCAGATCGGCTCCGGCCGCGCGCTCAAGTCCGGTGACATGGCCTTCCCCAGCTACCGCGAGCACGGCGTCGCCTACACGCGCGGCGTCGACTTCAAGGAGCTCATCGGCATCTTCCGGTGCACCGACCACAGTGGATGGGACTTCAAGAAGCACGGCTTCCACCCGTACACGATCGTCATCGGCAACCAGGTGCTCAACGCCACCGGGTACGCGATGGGCCAGAAGTTCGAGGGCAAGGTCGGCGACGACGACGGCGAAGCGACGATCGTCTACTTCGGTGACGGCGCCACCAGCCAGGGCGACGTGCACGAGGGCTTCGTGTGGGCCGCGGTGTACGACGCGCCCGTGGTGTTCTTCTGCCAGAACAACCAGTGGGCGATCTCCGAGCCCACCGAGCGCCAGTCCCGGCTGCCGCTGTACCAGCGCGCACGCGGCTACGGCTTCCCCGGGATCAGGGTGGACGGCAACGACGTGCTGGCCTGCCTCGCGGTCAGCAGGTGGGCGCTGGAGGAATGCCGTCACGGCAACGGCCCGGTGCTGATCGAGGCGTTCACCTACCGGATGGACGCGCACACCACCACCGACGACCCCACCCGCTACCGCCTCTCCGACGAGCTGGAGGAGTGGAAGCTCAAGGACCCGATCGAGCGCGTCCGCGCCTACCTCGCCCGCGGCGGCGGCGCCGACCAGGCGTTCTTCGACCAGGTGCAGGCCGACGCCGACGCGTTCGCTGCGGAGCTGCGCGAGTACGTGTTCTCCATGGCGGATCCGCCGCCGTCACGGATCTTCGACAACGTCTACGCGGACCCTTCGCCGGTGCTGGACGCGCAGCGCGAAGAGTTCCTGTCCTATCTCGACGGTTTCGCCACGGCAGGTGAGCACTGA